From the genome of Acidihalobacter aeolianus:
ACTGAGCTTCGGACAGGTCGTCGAATATGCGGCCGCGACCTCGAATCCGTCTTAACTCGCGAAACTTTGAGCCCTAAAAACATTGCGTTAAGAAACTTTTGCGAAACAGAACGAAAGGAAACACCATCATGCAGGACACCCACGTCTCCCTCGCCCACGGCAACGGCGGACGCTACATGCGCGAACTGATCGAGGAACTGTTCGCGCGGCACCTCGCCAACCCGCGCCTCGACGTGGACGCCGACGCGGTGGCGATTCCGCTGCCGCCCGGCGATGTGCTGGTGACCACCGACGGCTTCACCGTGCAGCCGCTGGAGTTCCCGGGCGGGGACATCGGCGCACTGGCAGTGCACGGCACGGTCAACGACCTTGCCGTGGCCGGCGCGCGGCCGCACTATCTCACGCTCAACGTGTTCGTCGAGGAAGGTTTCGAGATCGCCGCCCTCGAACGCATCGTGGCCAGCCTGGCGCGCGCCGCGCGCGAGGCCGGCGTGGCGGTGGCGGCGGGCGACACCAAGGTGCTGCGCCGCGGCGAGGGCGGCGGCTTGTATCTCGCCACCACCGGCGTCGGCATCCGCGAACCGGGACGGCGTCTCGGCCTGCGCGAGGTGCGTGCCGGCGACCGCGTGCTGGTCAGCGGCCCGGTGGGCGACCACGGCGTGGCGGTGATGCTCGCACGCGAGCAGTTCGGCCTGCGCGGCGACCTGCGCTCCGACGCCGCCACCGTACTGCCACTGACCGAAGCCCTGCTCGGCATCGACGGCCTGCGCTTCATGCGCGACCCCACCCGCGGCGGTCTCGCCACCGTGGCCAACGAGATCGTCCGCGCCACGGGTCTCGACCTGCACCTCGACGAAGCACAGATCCCGGTGCGCCAGCCTGTGCGCGCGGTCTGCGAAATGCTCGGCTACGACCCGCTCTACCTCGCCTGCGAAGGCCGCGTGGTCGCGGTCGTCGCCCCCGAGACGGCCGATGCCGCCCTCGCCGCCTGGCGCGAACTGGCCGGCGGCACCGAAGCCGCACTGGTCGGCACGCTCAGCGAAGCCCGGAACCGCGCCCACGCCATCCTGCGCACCCCGCTCGGCGGCGAACGCGTGCTGGAAGAGCTGGAAGACGACCCGCTGCCACGGATCTGCTGAGGACTGCTTTGGGATGGCAACCAGAAGTATGGGGATGGATAGCCAATTTCGCATTGGAGAAGAACTGCTCCGCTTCGACTGGACGGTCGACGCCGCCAACGCATTTGAATTTCATCGAAAGCCTGGGGCAACACGTGTTGCAGACAAGCTGTATTTTCGCCTCTCTAGTCCCGACCTCGAAGCCCATGCAAAAAAACAACACAGCGAGTTCGAGGTAACTGAATGTCGATACCGCCGGTTAATGCCTGGGCATTGCCTGGACTCACACGCCCATCAGCAGCCAGGCCCCCACCAAAAAAAAGATAATTTAGATACACTAAATGGGTCAAAATAAAAACAAATTATAAGCGCGTTACCGTGGAACGCATCACCTCCCGCACCACACCTCCATACACCAATATCCGCTTCGCACATCTACGATATCTAGTGACAACATACACTAACGTTCGAATGCCAGCTAACAGTCAATATTTCCCCACGCAGGTCAGCCCATGCATCGAGGCAACTCTGCTACAGCTTTTACTCCTTCAAACATTTTTACATTATCAGCAGCAGAATGTGCCGGATGTTTTTTTCTTCTAAGATATTTCTCAAGCTCGTCATCCTTTAGTGCGAAATAGTCTCCATATGCTTCCGCAAGCCAAGGAAACCCCATAGACTTTTGTCTCGCAACAACCTCAATCTCTTTTTTGTCGTTTTCTAGCTTTATTTCCAATCTCTCACCTCCTCTTCATGGTCGTTGATTGACTTCTCAAGATTATCTAGCTTTGGCTTTAACTCCAAGTATTTTTTTGAGTTTGATGTAATCACAGACAGCCAAGAAATTATCATGTATATAATAATTATTGATACGATGACTATCGCCCATATTTGCCCATCCATTGCAATTTATTCTCATTTTAATGTTAATTACAGGATTGTTTGCCGCTTCGAAACATTCATGAACACTCTACGAAGCTATCGCACCTCATCCAGCAAATCAGGATGACGCCCCAGCACTTCGAGCAGCTTCACGACTGAACGAGGTGGCTCGACCTTGCCGAGTTCGTAACGACTGAATGCGTTCACGCCCCCACCAAAGATGTCGGCAGCCTCCTGTTGGGTCAGACGCAACTTTTTCCGAATCCGCCGGATTTCAGCCGACTGCCTAACCTTCTTCTCAGTCAGTAACGCATCGCTGACTGCCGCATAACGTTCAGCACTGGCCGCATCGGCAAACTCGATCTCATCACACTGATCGCAAAACCAGCCATGCACGTCCTTAACGACCTTACTCAGGTCTCCGAGAGAGACGGTCACATCGCGTGTATCAAGACGCATGTGTCCCGCCTCACAATGCATGCAGGGTCGGGAAGATTTCATGTTCATTTCCTCTTAAACGAAATCACAATCGCGCCATCGGTTCTAAGCGTGAACTTGACGTAGGCCATTCCTGCCGCAGTCGGTACGTGATACACATCCTGCCATTGCCTGTGATCCTGACACATCGTCATGCTCTGTGTAGAACATCGTGCGGTCGATACTGAGTACCGCTGCCATCATGTCGGCGCTACTCAACCCCATCTCTCGTCCACCATCAATGGGCGACCGTGTAAACGAAGCGATGCCTAGACGAGCAACGGCTTCCTTGATCTGGGCAAGGTTGTGATGGGGGTTGCGGTTCTCCACGGCCCGTTATCAACCTTAATGGTTAATTTTGCAAAGGGGGTTATGGGTTACGCCGGGGAGACTGGAGCAGTCAGTGAAAGACTGAAAGATGAGACTGATTCGTTCTGACTTGACCAGCCTATTGCATGGCAATTGACCAAGCTTTCAGCCATACCGAGAATGGAAGTTGGTCTTCGATGGGCAGCAGAATCCCTCATCAGGAAGCTGCCGGATATCATGCGAAGTGAAGCATCCCCTAAAATCAGGTCAACTTTTCCCGGCAGCGCGATTTGCAGCGAGAAACGCTGTAACTTATTTATTATCAAGGATATACGAGTCCACGTGGGAGCGCCAATATTCTCTTCGTGCCATCGTCATCACCCCACAGCCCGTTGATTTAATGTGTTTACCGGCTAGGGAAACCACTCCGGATCAAGATCGTTACTGCAGCCAACCGGATGGTGCTTTTGCAGCGCGCAAATACGCCGCAACGAAAGCCTTCCATACAATCAATTCCCGCAATCACAGGTCACGAATGACAACCTGCAAACATGGACTCGGTGCACTGATCTGCGCCATCGGCGTTTGTTTGAGCATATCCCCTGCGCATGCTGGATCGGCCAATTTCTCGGCCGGTTACAATTTGATTCCCAACTCTTATTACGCTGCCATCGGCTATCGCGAAGGCTATTGGGGTGCCGAAGCGATGCTGATGACCATGGGCCGTGAGGAACCCACGGTGCGTCCCGGGCCCGAAAGCAACTTCGACCTCATGGGCTATCTTCCCTGGGCCGGTCTTTTCATGCGCGGCGGCGTGGTAGTTGGCTGGGGCAAGGTAGGTTACGACATCGGCATCGGAGATGACCTCGCGATCAACCGACATTGGGCTATACGGATTCAAGACATCCACTTCCACGCAACCGAAGATCAGCAGCAAAGTGCCGAATCCGAGCACCAAATATCGATTGGTGTCCGCTACCAGTTCCAGTGACCTTCAAGGTTTAACGCACGCCAATCGCACGCCTGAGAATCGCGCGATACGCCCCTCGCCACCACGGCACACGCCCCTGCTGGCGCGATTTCCATGCCTGCAGTGCCTGCAACGTGCCCTCCGGGGTGCTCAGGCCGCGCCCTGCGATGTCGAGATAGAGCGGGTACAGGATCAGGGCCCCGGCCACGAGTTCGTCCAAAGCGAGCCTACGGCTACGTCGCGGCAGCGGCACCTTGTCCTCGGTCAGGCCCCAGCCAGCGTAGAAGGGGTGCCCGTAGCAGACCACGCGCAAACCGCGCAGCAGTGCTTCGAACCCGCTGAGCGAAGTCATGGTATGCACTTCGTCGACCTGCGCCAGCATGCGCTCCATGGGCACATCGCTGACGCAGGCGTCGCACCATCGCTCAGCCTCGTCTTCTTGTGCACCCAGGATGCGCAGTCGCGCCTCCACGTCAGGATGCGGTTTGTAGACAAGGAATGCGTCTGGATTGGCAGCGCGGACGGCCTGCAGCAGGGCCATGTTGCCACGCACTGCGGCGCCCCCGCGGGCGATGGAGGCATCACTCTCGACCTGTCCCGGCACCAGAATGACACGCGGCACATCAGCCGGCCGCGCCCACTCGCCCTGACCGACGTTGTACTTGGTGACCCCACCTGCCGCGACCGCCTCGCGCAGGGCCGCGGCGCGCGCGCGGCAGGTGGGCGTGAACTCGGCATGCTGCAGCAGCCATTCCAGATCGGAGGGTTGCGACGCGTCGTAATACATACCCCGCGTGTCGACCACCCAGGACAACGGTCGGGTCAGCTCTGCGCCCAATCCTACCGAGCGCAGGAAACCGTCCTCCATACGCACCACTGGCATTTCCTTGGGCATGCCATCCGGCCGCTCGGCAGACCCCCACAATAGCAGGCCAGCCGGCTGGCTCAGCCGAGCCCCTGGCTCCACGAAGGTAACCTGACGTCCTGGGAAGCAACGGCGCACGAAGCGCCATTTCCAGCGAGGGAAAGACCAGGCATAGAGGCGTTCAGGAAACTCGTGCAGGCGCGCGGTAGCTTCCAGCCCCTCCACCTCGGCGCAGGCCTGCGCCGGCAAATTCAGATCGCTCGGCATCGTTCGAGAAATGGGTCGACGATCGCAAAGTGCGCTCCCCAGTCCCAGCGCTGGTATCCGCGCAGACGTTCTAGCTGCGTACGGCGACGTGGATCGGCCGCCACGCTATAGGCGCGCACTGCATCGAGCCAGGCAGGGCCATCCAGCGGATCGAGATATTCCGGAATCTCACCCACACTCTCGCGGAATACAGGCAAGTCTGCCGCCAGCACCGGAGTACCCTGGGACACAGCCTCGATCAGCGGTAGACCGAACCCTTCCACGAAGGAGGGAAACAACAAGGCGCGGGCATGGCGCAGCCAGGTTGCCAGCTCCGTATCGTTGCAGCGCGGCAACTCGATCACACTCCCGCGCAAAGCGGGGCTGCGCTCCAGCAGATCGATCACCTGTTCGCATTCCCAGCCACGCTGGCCGATCAGCACCAACTTCGGCGGCGTTTCGCCAAGCTCGGCAAAGCGTCGCCAAACATGCAGGATCAACAGGTGGTTCTTACGGGGTTCTATCGTCCCCAGCATCACGAAATAGGGCTCCGGCAGCAGGGCCTCTGCCCCAGGGGTGGGCAGCGGTTCAATGCCTAATGGCGCAACCACATGCGGCGGCAGGCTACTGCCGTAGCGCGCCACATAGTCCACCAAGTCCTGCCGGGTGGCGCCCGAATTGAAGATCAGGCAACTCCCGGTGTCGAGCATGGTGGCGAGACGCTGGTGATGCTTGTCGTCTTCCTGGGGCCGGCTGTATTCGGGATGTGTCAGCGGTATCAGATCGTGCAGGAAATACACAGGACGCAGTCGAAAGCGGCGCACGGCATAGGCGTAGCCCGGATCGTCGAGTCCGCTGTGACCGGTGTTGAGCAACGTCCAGCCGCGGCAGGAGCTACCGCGTAGCAAATGGGCCTGGGCCACATTCAATCGCACCGTCCGCTGCGGCATCCCGCTCTCGCCGAGCAGTGCTGCGAACACCTTGCGCGACGCCTCATCACCCAATCTCAACCAACGTCCGCGATGGCGCACCAAGGCGCGCGCACGTTCACGGTAGTGCCGCAGATAGGCCAGACTGACTCGATCCACGCCGGTTGGATGCTTGCCGTCCATCAACCGGCCAGCCAGGCGGCTCACGTCGATCAGCATGGGCAGCGAATCCAGCACGCTCACATCCCTCCGGTACTTTCACGCGCGGTCACCTGCCCCACCGTTCCGGTAAGCAGGCGATGGCAAGCCTCGGTGACCGCTTCGGTCAGTCCCGGTTCCTTGAAAAACACCCCGCGCAGCAGCACCGTACCGGCCAACGCGGTGGCGAAGACATCCGCCAATTCGGAGTCCGGCGGACACCCCTCGGTCCAGAAGTCATCCAAATCGCCCTGGAAGGTCAAGCCAGGCACGTCGAAAACGGCCTGACCAAGCACGATCATGGGGGCACGCAGCTGCAGGGCGCGCATCCCGGTCGTGCTGTTGACCAGGACCACGCCGCGGGCATTCTGGATCAACCGGTTGAGATCGCCACCGCGCACATAACGAATGCGTTCACTCAAGCCCATGGCGCGAGCCTGATTCAACGCGAAACGCCGCCAATCACGGATCGCCGGGTCCCAGGGATGCTCCTTCAGCACCAGAATCGCGTCGGGTGGAGCATATTTCGCGAACGAATCCATCACCAGCGGGATCACCTCGTCCATACCCCGGAATGGCGAATAAGCCACGATCTGATAATCGAAATCGAGTTGCATCGGAAATAGATAGTACGGCTCATCCGCGCGCACCACCTCATCTACCATCTCGTCCACCTCCGTGCGTCGCAGGCGGTTGCCAAGCAATCGTCGTGCGCTGGCCAGGGTGTAAATCAGTGTCGGCGGACGCATATCGCTGCGCTGGTAGAAAGGGTAGAGAACCCGGAAAAAAAAATTTCCGAAATTGAACGACAGGTCTCCGACAGCCATTTGCAGGGCACTGTCGACGAAGCGCGGTTCCCAGTCGAGTACCGTGCACTGCGCTGCAATCTCGCGGATTTTCTCCGGATCGCGCGGGAATCTCGAACCACCGCTGATGCCGTCATGCTCGAAAATCACCCAGTCCGGACGCAGATAGCCAAAGTCGGTCACCACGACCTGAACACCCAAGCGCTTGGCAGCCGCCACCGCCTCGCGGTGATAACGCCGCTGCTCGCCCAGCAACAGCAGATCGGTCACACCTTCTCGGCGCATGAACAATTCGACAAACGCCGGCCAGCGAGAAAAGCGTCCACGGTAATCGATGGAAAAATCGTCGTGCCAGAACAGCCAGTCGCCGAAACAGAGATTGATACGCGTCACCCGCCAACCGCGTTCGTCCAGACACTGTCCGATGCGCCGAAAAAAGGGCGAAGGCATGCCCTGAAGAAAGAGCGCATGTCGACGGCGAGTCGCCGTCATGAACGGCCATGCCGCTGGAACCAGTCGATGGAAGCCTGCAGCGTATCGCGGTAGGACTGACGCCCCAGGGGCGCGCCCGCCGCCTGCAGCTTATCGATGCGGTGGCCGCAGGTGCGGCCGAAAATCTGCACGATCAGAGGATGCAGCAGCGGTTCTTGACTCAGCCCAAGCATCCGGTAGGGCGCAGCGAGCACACGCGCGGCCGCACAGGCCAGCCAGTAAGGCAATCCGACAACCAATCCCTTCCCCCCAATGCCTTTTCGAAAATCCTGTAAGAACATCCGCCAAGTGACGTGCTCTGGGTCACGCACATTATAGATTTCGCCCGCGGCCACTGGCGCTTCGGCGGCCCATAACAGGCAATCGACCAGATTGTCGACCGCCAGAAATCCGCAATCCACCTGCCCGCCATCCACCTGCAACATCAAGCCGGCACGCAATTCCTCGCCGATCCGCGCGATGAACGGGCTGCCCGGGCCCATGACATTGGTTGGCCGCAGCACGGTATAAGCCATCCCCAGGGTCTGCGCCCGCTCACGCAGCAGGGCCTCACCGTGCAGCTTGCTGTCGCCATAGCCGAAACCGGGCGGATTCGGCGGATCGTCCTCGCCACACGGTCGCGGCGGGAAGCCATACACATCCACCGTCGAGACATGCACGAAGCGTTCCGGCAAGGTGCCAGAAGCTGCGATGGCGTCAAGCAGATTCGCCACGCCCGTCACATTCGCGCTGTCATAGGCCTCCACGCGATCCCAGGTATGTACGTTGGCAGCGCAATGGAAAACATAATTGACATCGGTCACGGCGGATCCGAGCGCATCCCTCGCGTCCAGGTCTCCCACGCACAGCTCGACCTGCCCTGCCAGGGCCTCAGGCAGCCGGGATGGATCGCGCACCAGCACACGCACGCGTGCACCTTCGGCGAGCAGACGCCCAGCCAGATGCCCGCCGATGAAACCGCTTGCGCCCGTAACCAGGACGCGGCTATCGCGCAACGTCATCGCCGGACGCCTTGAAGATCGACCGCGGCTCAGGCTCGGGCACACTGTTCAGCACGCCGTAACCCCACCCCACGAACGGATTGAGCCAGCCCCGGGTAGCGCGCAGCGCCATGCCGATAGGCACCACCTCGGCGCCCAGGTCCTGCTTGATCGAATAGGTGGTCAACCCCATTTCCAAGCGCTTGGCGCCGAGTTCGATCGCAGTTTCCACGACCGTTGCCGCGATATACAGATAAAGCCCGTCGTTCTCCGGCGTCTCGCGCCCGACATACAGCCAGCGCACCAAGTCGCCGTCCTGCAGTAGCAGCGCATGTGCCGCAAGCTTTCCCTCGCGGTAGAACAGCAAGGCCTTGGAACGCGCGCCCATGCACTCGGATAGCTCACGGTAAAACCGTGGCGTCAGCACCTCGCGCTGGAACTCCTTGGCATTTTCATGCACCACCATCCATTGAGCGCACAGGGTTTCCGCAAGATCCGAGAAATCGTCGCGCAATTCGTGGCTCACCCCAGACTCGATATTGCGTTTGCGATGCTTGAGCAGCTTGCTACGGTAATAGCTGCGCATCGCACGCAGATACGCCTCGGGATCGGACCAGCGCACACTCAAATAGGTATTGGGTAGGCTGTCGATCCAGTGATAACCATGGCGCGCGAAATCCGTGCGCAAGGCCTGCGCCTCGTGCTCGAAATCTCGCACCACGATCAGCAGATGTCCCTCGCGCCTGGCGGTTTGGAGCAAGGTCTCTGCGATACGATCCACCATCTCCCGCTCCTGAAGCAGCGGCGTCCTCACGAACGGCGGGCTGACGATGGTGATCGGCGTACCGCACTCGAGCATTTTCCATTTGAGAAAATTTGGAAAAACCCGGCGCACCGCACCCAGCAATCCGCGCAGGAACGGCGGCGCGAAAATCGCGATGTCGGTGGTCACCGTGTAGAACGAATACAGCCCGGCAGGGGTGCCCGCGTCATCACGGAGCAACACATGTCGATATTGGAAATCGTTCAGGCCAGATCGCTCAAGGACCGACCAAAAATCCCGTGACATTGCCGCAGAGCCCATGCCCGCTAGCGCATCCCAGGCTTCGGCAGGCACCGCATCGATGCTGTCGTAAAGCTGTGTTTGCATAAATGGCGAACAACTTACGCAGTTCTTATGACAATCGTTTGTGCATCCGGCGACCTGAATTCCCCGATCAGGTACGCTAATGAGGCGGCAACACTATAACAGACCGCGTCACCATTCGTGTTGTGACGCTCTGCACCTCCAACCAGTACAATATACGGACCTGACCGGCGGCCCCATGGCGACAATTCTCATCGTAGGCAAAGGTGGCTTCGGCGATATGATCCCGCTGTGGGACCTCGCCGCCGAACTCCAGCGACGCGGACATCGGCTATCGGTCGCTGCCGAAGCACATCATAGCCAGGCTTGCCGTGCGCTTGACCTAGACCTGATACCGCTGAGCACCACCCACTCCCCATTCACCGCCACGCCTGATTCTGAGATCGAAACCCTGGTCCCGTTCGCCCGCGACGCCGACCTGCTGCTCGGTAATCAGCTCGCCTCCACACCCCCTATTCTGGGCGCGCTGACCGGCACGCCATGGTCATACTGCACCGCCTCCCCATTGGCATTGCCATCACATTACGACCTGCCCTGGTGGCCGGGGCTACAGGCGATCCAGCGACGGGCTTCGCAAAGCCGCTTCATCCAAGACACAGCCTACCGGCTGGCACGCGCGGCTACCCGGCTAGTGATGCAGGCACACCAACGCCAACGCCGTCGCTTCGGGCTGAAAGACGGGGCCCACCCACGCTTCGAGGCTCTGTACTCGCCCAGGCTGAACCTGTTGATGACCTCGCCGATACTGGTCGAATCTCAACCGGACTGGCCGCCACACACGCACGTCACCGGTTTTTGTGCCTACGAGGCACCGTTCCTCGGCAGTCCGGAAGAAACCGAAGCGATGCAGCGCTTTGCTGCAGCCGGCCCGCCCCCGCTGCTGATCGCGCCTGGTGGCCGCGACCGCGCCCAGCCCGCACACATGGCAAACGCCTGCCTCGCCGCATGCCGACAGCTCGGCCAACGCGCCGTGGTGTTGCTCAATACGCGCTTTCATCACCTCATACCGCCCGCGCCCGACATCCTGGTCACGGGCTATATGCCCTACGGCACGCTGATCGATCCGATGCGAGCCGTGATCCATTCCGGCGGCATCGGTACCATCGGCTGGACACTGCGCCTCAACAAACCCTCGCTGCTATTACCCTCGGTCTGGGACCAGTTCGACAACGCGCGACGCGCCACAGAACGCGGACTCGCCCTGTCGCTACCGACCCGCGCCAGCAGCTCACGCATCGCACAGAGCATGGAAAAACTACTCTCCGCGCCCTGGCCGAACCTAGAGTCCGCCTCTCGCGCGATAGCGACCGAACAGGGCGCAACCATTGCCGCCGACGCGATCGAGACGCTGCTGCGCGAACTCGAACGCAGCAAGATCGCCGAGTCTGATTGACCCAACCGGGGACATCCCGCAGAATCGATCATAGAAAAATTCATAAGCCGCGCGGGCGAGATTCAACCTTCCGGCACAACGCGCCTGCCTTTAGTCAGCAAGGGATCCCCAGCTTGAAATTCCCGACTCGCTACGCCGCCGTCATCGCGTTGATTTTGCCCGGTTCGTCGTCAGCGTTCGGGGCCGCTCTGCCACAACCGAAGGGACGCTGGTTCCTGGCGCCGCAGATCAGCTACTACAGCACCAACCGCTACTGGAACAAACAGGGCACAAGCCTGCCGCTCGGCGATTACGCCCCCTTCGCCAAGAAGGAGATCAGCCTCTACGGCGAATACGGCCTCACTCGGGACACCACTCTCACCTTCAAGACCGCCTACGACAACCTGACCCAGTCCAGCCCCGGCGGCACCCTGACCGGCAGCGGCTTTACCGGATTCGACCTCGGGCTGATCCACGGCCTGCTGCGCGGCGAGCACTACGCGGTGTCGCTGTATGCGCAGGTGCTGATCCCCAATGGCCAGACGCCCGGCTCCCAGGGTCTCCTGGTCGGCTACGACCGCACCGGCCTGGAAGGCGGCGTCCTGATGGGCGCCTACTACCGCAAGGCCTTCATCGACGCCGGCATCGGCTACCGCCAGTATTTCGGCTACCCCAGCAACCAGATCCGCACCTACATCAACAACGGCTACGCCCTATCGCCCGACTGGCAGCTCCTGCTCGGCTTCAGCGGCGACTTCGGCACCCAGAGCAACGCAACGCTCAGGATCGGCAACGTCGTTTCCGAGCCCTACTACCAGCTCGCGCAGATCAGCCTGGGCGTGCGTTACCGGCTAGAGCCGGGCCTGTCGCTGGTGCCCAGCATCAGCTTCCCTGTCTGGGGCCACAACACCGGCCAGGGGCGGACACTGTCTATGAGCCTGTGGACCTCGTTCTAAGCCAGTCGGCGCACGCCTGCGCCACCATCCCTAGCGACCCGTCCTACCAAGACGCAGGACTGCATACGGCGCCCGCGACGGCGCGTGTTCGCGACAGCCATACTCGCCCCGCGGGCTTCAGAACATACGGCGGATAACCGATCCGGTCCTGTCCCAGCCGTGCGTTGGCGGTCACCAGCCCGAAAGAGTCCGACGCGTTCCCCCAGAAATCTAGCCCATTGTTGTTATGTGCTGGATCGTCGAACAGGCTCATCGCCATGACACCGAACACCCCGTTGTGGGCCATGCTCGGCACCGCGTCAAACAGCTGTGAATAGCCCTCCTTCGCGGCCTTTTCCCAGGTTCCGGCCGGCTGGCCGGGCGGAGTCATCGTAGCCACCACGAAATAGGCCAACAGCAGCGGCTTGCGATATTTTTTCTGCAGAAAGGCGCTGAATGCGGCGGTGCGCCGCCCCAGCACCTCGATGCCCTCCTGCTCCGGCGTATAGCTGCGCATGTGGCCTTCGACATCGCGGTGGGTACCCCCGCGCATCTCCTGAAAGGCCAGGAAATCGAGTTGCGGAATGGCCGGTGTGAGCGCTGGCGCGAAACGCGACCATTCCCGCCGGTCAGAGATCCGCGTGCCGTAGTGACCGAAATCGCCGACACAGGTTCCCACTAGGATGCGCAGTCCGGGATGTGCCGCGTGGTGCAGCATCCTCGCAGCCTGCGCCAGCATACGACCGAACGCCGGACGGTCCTGCACGCCTGGAATGTTGAATTCGGGTTGCAGCACGACAAGCACCGTGCCATGTAGCGGTTGTAGTACACGTACCAGACGCTTCACGCCAGCATAAAAATCCTCGCGGTGCGCCTCGACATCGTGCCACGCGTCCTTACCTTGCTGGTAGAGATCGCCAAGGGAATACTCGAACAGCACCGGAACATAGCCCCGGTCCATGGCCCCCTGCAAACCTGCAACCCATGAACCCTGCCAGCCTGCGGGTAGCCAGATGCCCAGAAGCCGGTTGTCGGGTGCGAAACCGAGCCAGTTCAGCAGTTGCGGCGTCGTCTTGTAGTGTGTTGTATCCAGATGCCAGCGATAGCGGTCGCCCACACCGAAACACATCGAGGCAGCCTGAACCTGTATGGGCAGCAAGCACGCAAGCAGCAACGCCATCAGCCAAAGTCTGCCCTGCCCCACTTCAGGTTCGGTAAATCGCATTTGCGGCATTCCGTGGTTGTGGCAACGCCGCGACGCGGGTTCTTCAGTGTGCAGACAAAAGCGGCGGGGCGTCCCTGCGGCGGTACAGTCGGTATTTCCCGAAACGAGCCTCCAGCACCATGCCGCGCGGTACGTGACGTACATAATCGTACAACCCGGTCCCCGGCGTGTCGCCTACCAACAGATAGGCGCAAAACTTTGCCGGCTGCAGTTCCGCCACGGCATACAGACTATTCGCTGGCAACAAAAAAGGCTCGGCTGTGCCAGCCAGGGCCACCAGTTGATAGGTCTGGCGATCATCCGTAAGCACGCTCCCGACGGGTGCACGAGCAAGCATACGGCCCACTGCCAGATCGATGCGGGCAGCCTCATCGTGACCAGCGACGAGCAGATGTCGCATGTTCGGTACGGCAACGAGCCATTGGAGAAGCACTGCCACAAGCAGGGTCGTATGCCCCCAGCCGGAGACTCGCCGCGGCATGCTGGTAACCGCAAACAGCGTGAACAAGGCCGCCACCGCCGCATTGCTGGCCAGCCCCAGCGTCGGTGAAAAAACGATCATGATCAGCGGTACCAGATGCACCAGCAGGCGCAGCGGCGAACGAAACAGTAACAACAGCGCCGTGCCCCAGTAGATGGGAGCCGCCCACAGCCAATCCGCGAAAAATGCCTTGTGGAAATACAGCGCTGGATAGGCAAAGGCCACTTGTCCCGTAAACAGCCAGGATAGATAAGCCCAGATGCCGAGTGCAGCCATGGTCGGAAATGCCAGAACGCCGGCGGCCGCCAACAATGCACGCCATGGGTAGCCAGGGGAAAAAAACGGCAGCAGGATGACGAATGCAGGCAGAAAGTACAGCGCCGAAGGCGTTGCCAAAAATGCCGCCGAGAGCCACAAGCCCGCCTGAAAGGCGTACACGATCTGC
Proteins encoded in this window:
- a CDS encoding glycosyltransferase, which encodes MATILIVGKGGFGDMIPLWDLAAELQRRGHRLSVAAEAHHSQACRALDLDLIPLSTTHSPFTATPDSEIETLVPFARDADLLLGNQLASTPPILGALTGTPWSYCTASPLALPSHYDLPWWPGLQAIQRRASQSRFIQDTAYRLARAATRLVMQAHQRQRRRFGLKDGAHPRFEALYSPRLNLLMTSPILVESQPDWPPHTHVTGFCAYEAPFLGSPEETEAMQRFAAAGPPPLLIAPGGRDRAQPAHMANACLAACRQLGQRAVVLLNTRFHHLIPPAPDILVTGYMPYGTLIDPMRAVIHSGGIGTIGWTLRLNKPSLLLPSVWDQFDNARRATERGLALSLPTRASSSRIAQSMEKLLSAPWPNLESASRAIATEQGATIAADAIETLLRELERSKIAESD
- a CDS encoding GNAT family N-acetyltransferase; the encoded protein is MQTQLYDSIDAVPAEAWDALAGMGSAAMSRDFWSVLERSGLNDFQYRHVLLRDDAGTPAGLYSFYTVTTDIAIFAPPFLRGLLGAVRRVFPNFLKWKMLECGTPITIVSPPFVRTPLLQEREMVDRIAETLLQTARREGHLLIVVRDFEHEAQALRTDFARHGYHWIDSLPNTYLSVRWSDPEAYLRAMRSYYRSKLLKHRKRNIESGVSHELRDDFSDLAETLCAQWMVVHENAKEFQREVLTPRFYRELSECMGARSKALLFYREGKLAAHALLLQDGDLVRWLYVGRETPENDGLYLYIAATVVETAIELGAKRLEMGLTTYSIKQDLGAEVVPIGMALRATRGWLNPFVGWGYGVLNSVPEPEPRSIFKASGDDVAR
- a CDS encoding NAD-dependent epimerase/dehydratase family protein, translating into MTLRDSRVLVTGASGFIGGHLAGRLLAEGARVRVLVRDPSRLPEALAGQVELCVGDLDARDALGSAVTDVNYVFHCAANVHTWDRVEAYDSANVTGVANLLDAIAASGTLPERFVHVSTVDVYGFPPRPCGEDDPPNPPGFGYGDSKLHGEALLRERAQTLGMAYTVLRPTNVMGPGSPFIARIGEELRAGLMLQVDGGQVDCGFLAVDNLVDCLLWAAEAPVAAGEIYNVRDPEHVTWRMFLQDFRKGIGGKGLVVGLPYWLACAAARVLAAPYRMLGLSQEPLLHPLIVQIFGRTCGHRIDKLQAAGAPLGRQSYRDTLQASIDWFQRHGRS